The Ailuropoda melanoleuca isolate Jingjing chromosome 9, ASM200744v2, whole genome shotgun sequence genome includes a region encoding these proteins:
- the LOC109490075 gene encoding testis-specific serine/threonine-protein kinase 5, with product PQPGLTFNPPRRPNPTLASTCACRHPHTPHLSPLSLPILRLLWSTACVPLADFGFANRSGLRNSLLSTFCGSVAYTAPEILMSKKHNGEQADLWSLGIILYAMVTGKRPFKERRPHHMLHLTRRGPTSGQACPQESENTVSLPNPSLGLESGAPRKTWVQEHLGGSVG from the exons CCCCAACCTGGCTTGACCTTCAACCCTCCCAGAAGGCCCAACCCCACGCTTGCCTCCACCTGTGCTTGCAGACATCCACACACTCCACACCTGAGCCCACTGTCCCTTCCCATCCTGCGCCTTCTGTGGTCTACTGCCTGCGTCCCCCTGGCAGACTTTGGCTTCGCCAACCGGTCGGGCCTCAGGAACTCGCTGCTGAGCACCTTCTGCGGCTCTGTGGCCTACACAGCCCCCGAGATCCTCATGAGCAAGAAGCACAATGGGGAGCAGGCCGACCTGTGGAGCCT GGGCATCATCCTTTATGCCATGGTGACCGGGAAGCGGCCCTTCAAGGAGCGCCGGCCCCACCACATGCTGCACCTGACGCGCCGTGGCCCCACCTCAGGCCAGGCATGTCCCCAGGAGAGTGAGAATACCGTGTCCCTCCCAAATCCCAGCCTGGGCCTGGAAAGCGGGGCACCAAGAAAGACCTGGGTCCAAGAGCACCTGGgcggctcggttggttaa
- the LOC100480096 gene encoding uncharacterized protein LOC100480096 isoform X2 produces MEMNWCVHSGAWALERGAGNKRTLRRAKRCEVTSLGDGDGRRCDGTQGRSWERSCVLHRDTGTRKAAEAGNLWTCLPTEKREWRRSSSGSEKGDLGRKRSAALYPGPRKCLHLAAAIRKHVCPTRPFPGLHASRKIGSGTFSKVYLAYATHERLQHSPKLASDLRGKHHAMGPKV; encoded by the exons ATGGAGATGAACTGGTGTGTGCATTCgggagcctgggctctggagagaggggcaggtAATAAGCGAACACTAAGACGCGCGAAGCGCTGTGAAGTTACGTCGCTGGGGGACGGGGACGGAAGGAGGTGCGATGGGACTCAGGGaagaagctgggagaggagctGCGTTCTGCACAGGGACACTGGCACCCGCAAGGCCGCGGAGGCTGGAAACCTCTGGACATGTTTGCCGACCGAGAAAAGGGAGTGGCGTCGCAGCAGCTCCGGAAGTGAGAAGGGCGATCTGGGAAGGAAGCGGTCCGCAGCGCTGTACCCAGGGCCTCGCAAGTGTCTTCATCTTGCAGCAG CGATAAGAAAACACGTCTGTCCTACCAGACCATTCCCAGGCCTTCATGCCAGCAG GAAGATTGGCTCTGGGACCTTCTCCAAAGTCTACCTGGCCTATGCCACGCATGAGCGCCTGCAGCACAGCCCCAAGCTGGCCTCCGACCTGCGGGGCAAGCACCATGCCATG GGACCTAAAGTGTGA
- the HGH1 gene encoding protein HGH1 homolog, whose amino-acid sequence GESGLERLVRALCTPDYNARAPLHYLGPVLSNLSQRPAARTFLLDPERCVVQRLLPLTQFADSSVRRGGVVGTLRNCCFEHRHHEWLLGPQVDILPFLLLPLAGPEDFSEEEMERLPVDLQYLPPDKQREPDADIRKMLIEAIMLLTATAPGRQQVRNQGAYLILRELHSWEPEPDVQVTCEKLIQVLIGDEPEPGMENLLEVQVPEGVERQLQHLDQQEQHTQEQPEELAPEPQAEGATPT is encoded by the exons GGGGAGTCAGGCCTGGAGCGGCTGGTGCGCGCGCTGTGCACCCCCGACTACAACGCCCGGGCGCCCCTGCATTACCTGGGGCCAGTGCTCTCCAACCTCAGCCAGCGTCCCGCGGCGCGGACCTTCCTGCTGGACCCCGAGAG GTGCGTGGTCCAGCGGCTGCTGCCCCTTACCCAATTCGCAGACTCCTCGGTGCGCAGGGGCGGGGTGGTGGGGACTCTCCGAAACTGCTGCTTCGAGCATA GACACCACGAGTGGTTGCTTGGGCCCCAGGTGGACATTCTCCCCTTCTTGCTGCTGCCCCTGGCTGGGCCTGAGGACTTCTCTGAGGAGGAGATGGAGC GGCTGCCTGTTGACCTGCAGTATCTGCCGCCAGACAAGCAGAGAGAGCCTGATGCCGATATCCGCAAGATGCTCATCGAGGCCATTATGCTG CTAACAGCCACAGCACCTGGTCGACAGCAGGTGAGGAACCAGGGAGCCTACCTGATCCTGCGTGAGCTGCACAGCTGGGAGCCAGAGCCCGACGTGCAGGTGACTTGTGAGAAACTCATTCAG GTGCTCATCGGGGATGAGCCTGAGCCGGGCATGGAAAACCTGCTGGAGGTGCAGGTGCCTGAGGGTGTGGAGAGGCAGCTGCAGCACCTGGACCAGCAGGAGCAGCACACCCAGGAGCAGCCAGAGGAGCTGGCCCCAGAGCCACAAGCAGAGGGGGCTACACCCACCTGA
- the LOC100480096 gene encoding uncharacterized protein LOC100480096 isoform X1: MEMNWCVHSGAWALERGAGNKRTLRRAKRCEVTSLGDGDGRRCDGTQGRSWERSCVLHRDTGTRKAAEAGNLWTCLPTEKREWRRSSSGSEKGDLGRKRSAALYPGPRKCLHLAAAIRKHVCPTRPFPGLHASRKIGSGTFSKVYLAYATHERLQHSPKLASDLRGKHHAMVSQTHLLPMGDRQQDPWAALQPGPGGPCPDPIEAPPCYSGSFLVWYPPKDLQAGHS; this comes from the exons ATGGAGATGAACTGGTGTGTGCATTCgggagcctgggctctggagagaggggcaggtAATAAGCGAACACTAAGACGCGCGAAGCGCTGTGAAGTTACGTCGCTGGGGGACGGGGACGGAAGGAGGTGCGATGGGACTCAGGGaagaagctgggagaggagctGCGTTCTGCACAGGGACACTGGCACCCGCAAGGCCGCGGAGGCTGGAAACCTCTGGACATGTTTGCCGACCGAGAAAAGGGAGTGGCGTCGCAGCAGCTCCGGAAGTGAGAAGGGCGATCTGGGAAGGAAGCGGTCCGCAGCGCTGTACCCAGGGCCTCGCAAGTGTCTTCATCTTGCAGCAG CGATAAGAAAACACGTCTGTCCTACCAGACCATTCCCAGGCCTTCATGCCAGCAG GAAGATTGGCTCTGGGACCTTCTCCAAAGTCTACCTGGCCTATGCCACGCATGAGCGCCTGCAGCACAGCCCCAAGCTGGCCTCCGACCTGCGGGGCAAGCACCATGCCATGGTGAGCCAGACCCATCTCCTCCCCATGGGTGACAGACAGCAGGATCCATGGGCCGCCCTTCAGCCTGGCCCTGGTGGTCCCTGTCCTGACCCCATTGAGGCACCTCCCTGCTATTCTGGCTCCTTCCTGGTCTGGTATCCTCCCAAGGACCTGCAAGCCGGCCACTCCTAG